Proteins co-encoded in one Ruegeria pomeroyi DSS-3 genomic window:
- a CDS encoding precorrin-8X methylmutase: MPYEYETDGAAIYKQSFATIRAEADLARFDADEEQVAVRMIHAAGMVGLEEFVHFSPGFVTAARDALEAGAPILCDARMVSEGVTRFRLPADNTVICTLHDERVRPLAAEMGNTRSAAALELWRPHLAGAVVAIGNAPTALFHLLNMLEDPDCPRPAAIIGCPVGFVGAVESKDALWEAQPVPCCIVKGRLGGSAITVAAINAIASRAE; the protein is encoded by the coding sequence ATGCCCTATGAATACGAAACCGATGGCGCGGCGATCTACAAACAGTCCTTTGCCACCATCCGGGCCGAGGCCGATCTGGCCCGTTTCGACGCGGACGAGGAGCAGGTCGCGGTCCGCATGATCCATGCCGCCGGCATGGTCGGGCTGGAAGAGTTCGTTCATTTCTCGCCCGGCTTCGTCACCGCCGCGCGGGATGCTCTGGAGGCGGGCGCGCCGATCCTGTGCGATGCGCGCATGGTGAGCGAGGGCGTGACCCGGTTCCGCCTGCCCGCCGATAACACGGTGATCTGTACCCTGCATGACGAGCGCGTGCGCCCGCTGGCCGCCGAGATGGGCAACACCCGCTCGGCCGCCGCGCTGGAACTGTGGCGCCCGCATCTGGCAGGCGCCGTGGTGGCGATCGGTAATGCGCCCACCGCCCTGTTCCACCTGCTGAACATGCTGGAAGACCCCGATTGCCCGCGCCCCGCCGCGATCATCGGCTGCCCGGTGGGCTTTGTCGGCGCGGTCGAGTCGAAAGACGCCCTGTGGGAGGCACAGCCGGTGCCCTGCTGCATCGTCAAGGGCCGCCTGGGCGGCAGCGCCATCACCGTTGCGGCGATCAACGCCATCGCGAGCCGCGCCGAATGA
- a CDS encoding precorrin-2 C(20)-methyltransferase, whose product MSAGTIYGLGLGPGDPDLMSVKADRLLRGARHVAYFRKPGRSGQARKIVNGMLSEGAVEFPMEYPVTTEIPVTDPRYNQLLSEFYEAAAAHLRTLADAGEDVVVLCEGDPFFYGSFMHLYTRLRDLVPVEVIPAITGMSGAWTATGTPITWGDDVLTVLPGTLPEDVLAARMAETDALVVMKLGRNLDKVVRALKTAGLFERAWIVEYAQMANQQVSRLSEKCSGVTPYFSIIIVHGQGRRP is encoded by the coding sequence ATGAGCGCGGGCACAATATACGGGCTGGGCCTTGGCCCCGGCGACCCCGACCTGATGAGCGTCAAGGCCGACCGGCTGTTGCGCGGCGCCCGCCATGTGGCCTATTTCCGCAAACCCGGCCGCAGTGGCCAGGCCCGCAAGATCGTCAATGGCATGCTCTCCGAGGGCGCGGTCGAGTTTCCGATGGAATACCCGGTCACCACCGAGATCCCGGTCACCGATCCGCGTTACAACCAGCTGCTGTCCGAGTTCTACGAGGCTGCCGCCGCCCATCTGCGCACGCTGGCCGACGCCGGCGAGGATGTGGTGGTTCTGTGCGAGGGCGACCCGTTCTTCTACGGCTCGTTCATGCATCTTTATACCCGCCTGCGCGATCTGGTCCCGGTCGAGGTGATCCCCGCCATCACCGGCATGTCCGGCGCCTGGACCGCCACCGGCACCCCGATCACCTGGGGCGACGATGTGCTGACCGTGCTGCCCGGCACCCTGCCCGAGGATGTGCTGGCCGCCCGCATGGCCGAAACCGACGCGCTGGTGGTGATGAAGCTCGGTCGCAACCTCGACAAGGTGGTGCGCGCGCTCAAGACCGCCGGCCTGTTCGAACGCGCCTGGATCGTCGAATACGCGCAGATGGCCAATCAGCAGGTCTCACGCCTGTCCGAGAAATGCAGCGGCGTGACCCCCTATTTCTCGATCATCATCGTACATGGTCAGGGGCGGCGGCCATGA